A single Columba livia isolate bColLiv1 breed racing homer chromosome 22, bColLiv1.pat.W.v2, whole genome shotgun sequence DNA region contains:
- the CNTN2 gene encoding contactin-2: protein MAGATGFVCTSLAVVTLLVWCRAQSSTRSYGPVFEEQPVHTLFPEGSAEEKVTLTCRARASPPATYRWKMNGTELKMEPDSRYRLVAGDLVISNPVKAKDAGSYQCVASNSRGTVVSREASLRFGFLQEFSAEERDPVKITEGWGVMFACSPPPHYPGLSYRWLLNEFPNFIPADGRRFVSQTTGNLYIAKTEASDLGNYSCFATSHIDFITKSVFSKFSRLSLAAEDARQYAPSIKARFPADTYALAGQMVTLECFAFGNPVPRIKWRKLDGSQSSKWIGSEPLLQIQDVGFEDEGTYECEAENIKGRDTYQGRIIIQAQPEWLKVITDTEADIGSDLRWSCAAAGKPRPAVRWLRDGQPLTSQNRIEVSGGELRFSKLVLEDSGMYQCVAENKHGTVYASAELTVQALAPDFRLNPVKRLIPAARSGKVIIPCQPRAAPKATVLWTKGTELLTNSSRVTITTDGTLILQNISKSDEGKYTCFAENFMGKANSTGILSVRDATKITLAPSSADINVGENLTLQCHASHDPTMDLTFTWSLDDFPIDFDKSEGHYRRASVKEAVGDLSISNAQLKHSGRYTCTAQTVVDSASESATLTVRGPPGPPGGVVVRDVGDTTVLLSWSRGFDNHSPIARYLVEARTLLSSTWKQMRTNPVNIEGNAETAQVVNLIPWMDYEFRVLASNILGVGEPSLPSSKIRTKEAAPTVAPSGLSGGGGAPNELIINWTPTLRDYQNGDGFGYILSFRKKGTQGWLTARVPHAESLHYVYRNESIGPYTPFEVKIKAYNRKGEGPESLTAIVYSAEEEPKVAPFRVTAKAVLSSEMDVSWEPIEQGDMTGVLLGYEIRYWKDGDKEEAADRVRTAGLVTSAHVTGLNPNTKYHVSVRAYNRAGTGPPSPSTNITTTKPPPKRPPGNISWTFSGSTVTIKWDPVVAKADESAVTGYKMLYRQDSHSAPTLYLASKSRIDIPVPEDFTHAFVQIRVTGPGGDGIPAEVHILRNSGTSMMVEDSVTRPVPHAVIVTTNSLVMVALISYLEL from the exons ATGGCAGGAGCCACTGGATTTGTCTGCACGTCCCTCGCTGTTGTCACCTTGCTGG TTTGGTGCCGAGcccagagcagcaccaggagctATGGGCCGGTGTTTGAGGAGCAGCCCGTCCACACTCTGTTCCCTGAAGGCTCAGCAGAAGAGAAGGTCACGTTGACGTGCCGAGCTCGGGCCAGCCCTCCCGCGACCTACAG GTGGAAGATGAACGGCACGGAGCTCAAGATGGAGCCGGATTCCCGTTACAGGCTGGTCGCAGGTGACTTAGTGATAAGCAACCCGGTGAAAGCCAAGGACGCCGGCTCCTACCAATGCGTGGCGTCTAATTCCAGGGGCACGGTGGTCAGCAGGGAAGCCTCCCTCCGCTTTGGCT TTTTGCAGGAGTTCTCCGCAGAAGAGCGAGACCCCGTGAAGATCACGGAAGGCTGGGGGGTGATGTTCGCCTGCAGCCCTCCTCCCCACTACCCAG GCTTATCCTATCGCTGGCTCCTGAACGAGTTTCCCAATTTCATCCCAGCTGACGGAAGGCGTTTCGTCTCTCAGACCACGGGAAACCTTTACATTGCCAAAACAGAGGCTTCCGACCTGGGGAACTATTCGTGCTTTGCCACCAGCCACATCGACTTCATCACCAAGAGCGTTTTCAGCAAGTTCTCCCGGCTCAGCCTCGCTGCAGAGG ATGCCAGGCAGTACGCACCCAGCATAAAAGCCAGGTTTCCTGCCGACACCTACGCTCTGGCCGGGCAGATGGTGACTTTGGAGTGTTTCGCCTTTGGAAA CCCCGTTCCTCGAATAAAGTGGAGGAAGCTGGACGGCTCGCAGTCCTCCAAGTGGATCGGCAGCGAGCCCCTCCTGCAGATCCAGGATGTCGGCTTTGAGGATGAAGGAACCTACGAGTGCGAGGCTGAGAACATCAAAGGGAGAGACACCTACCAGGGCCGCATCATCATTCAAG CTCAGCCGGAGTGGCTGAAGGTGATCACGGACACGGAGGCTGACATCGGGTCTGACCTGCGCTGGAGCTGCGCGGCTGCCGGCAAACCCAGGCCCGCGGTGCGGTGGCTCCGGGACGGGCAACCGCTGACCTCCCAG AACCGCATCGAAGTGAGCGGTGGAGAGCTGAGATTTTCCAAGCTAGTCCTGGAGGACTCTGGCATGTATCAGTGTGTGGCTGAGAACAAGCATGGCACAGTATATGCAAGTGCTGAATTAACAGTGCAAg CCTTAGCACCAGATTTTAGACTAAACCCAGTGAAGCGGCTGATACCTGCAGCCCGAAGCGGGAAGGTCATCATCCCGTGTCAACCGCGAGCCGCACCGAAAGCCACCGTGCTCTGGACCAAAGGGACTGAACTTCTGACCAACAGTAGCAG GGTGACTATTACCACAGATGGCACCTTGATCCTCCAGAATATCAGCAAATCCGACGAGGGGAAGTATACCTGCTTTGCTGAGAATTTCATGGGCAAAGCCAACAGCACGGGAATCCTCTCCGTTAGAG ATGCCACCAAAATCACGCTGGCACCATCTAGTGCCGATATCAACGTCGGTGAAAACCTCACTCTGCAATGTCACGCGTCCCATGATCCGACTATGGACCTGACCTTCACCTGGTCACTGGATGATTTCCCCATTGACTTTGACAAGTCTGAGGGGCACTACCGGCGAGCCAGCGTG AAGGAAGCTGTTGGGGACCTCAGCATCTCCAATGCGCAGCTGAAACACTCGGGGCGGTACACGTGCACAGCCCAGACCGTGGTGGACAGTGCTTCGGAGTCAGCCACGCTGACCGTCAGAG GACCTCCAGGCCCCCCAGGGGGTGTGGTGGTGAGAGATGTCGGTGACACCACCGTCCTGCTGAGCTGGAGCCGCGGCTTTGACAACCACAGCCCCATCGCCAGGTACCTCGTCGAGGCGCGGACCCTCCTCTCCAGCACATGGAAGCAAATGCGGACCA ATCCTGTAAATATTGAAGGCAATGCAGAGACAGCCCAGGTGGTGAACCTCATTCCTTGGATGGATTATGAGTTTCGGGTCTTAGCAAGTAACATTCTTGGAGTTGGGGAGCCAAGTTTACCCTCCAGCAAAATCCGTACCAAAGAAGCAG CACCTACTGTGGCACCATCTGGGCTCAGCGGAGGCGGAGGAGCTCCCAACGAGCTGATCATCAACTGGACG CCAACACTGCGGGACTATCAGAACGGAGACGGTTTTGGCTACATCTTGTCGTTCCGCAAGAAAGGCACCCAGGGGTGGCTGACGGCGCGGGTGCCGCACGCGGAATCGCTGCACTACGTCTACCGCAATGAGAGCATCGGCCCCTACACCCCCTTTGAAGTGAAGATCAAAGCGTACAACAGGAAAGGAGAGGGGCCGGAGAGCCTCACCGCCATCGTGTACTCCGCAGAAGAAG AACCCAAAGTGGCTCCTTTCAGAGTTACGGCCAAGGCTGTTCTGTCCTCGGAAATGGACGTGTCCTGGGAGCCCATTGAGCAGGGAGACATGACCGGAGTGCTGTTGGGCTACGAG ATCCGGTACTGGAAGGACGGTGATAAAGAGGAGGCAGCTGACAGAGTGAGAACAGCGGGGCTGGTCACGTCGGCTCATGTCACAGGCCTAAACCCCAACACAAAATACCACGTGTCAGTCCGAGCTTATAACCGGGCTGGAACCggcccccccagtccctccaCCAACATCACGACAACAAAACCAC CACCAAAGAGGCCGCCTGGCAACATCTCCTGGACTTTTTCTGGGTCTACAGTCACCATCAAGTGGGACCCGGTGGTGGCGAAGGCAGACGAGTCTGCAGTTACAGGGTACAAG ATGCTTTACAGGCAGGATTCCCACTCTGCTCCCACCCTATACCTGGCCAGCAAGAGCCGGATCGACATCCCTGTCCCTGAAGATTTCACTCACGCCTTCGTACAGATCAGGGTGACGGGCCCTGGGGGAGACGGAATCCCAGCAGAAGTTCACATCCTCCGAAACAGTG GGACCAGTATGATGGTGGAAGACTCTGTGACGAGGCCGGTGCCACACGCTGTCATTGTCACAACTAACTCTCTAGTCATGGTGGCCCTGATCAGCTACCTGGAGCTCTGA